A window from Centropristis striata isolate RG_2023a ecotype Rhode Island chromosome 4, C.striata_1.0, whole genome shotgun sequence encodes these proteins:
- the LOC131969873 gene encoding ubiquitin carboxyl-terminal hydrolase 29-like: MELLSSSMCFFSFISSINADEESEEGAGVQEASPTPGDEEAASANPSIQSEDGEAVEKASSSPDILVSTEDKDVPEDMELLSSSMCFFSFISSINADEESEEGAGVPGDEEAASANPSIQSEDGEAVEKASSTADILVSTEDKDVPEDTELLSSAPEDKYMSLSFINSINKESEEGAGVQEAPPTPEDEEATSVNTTIEPDHGEAVEKASSWLRWLVPRRKKQKVETEPPSETVEMDTDCIEAQPFAIHSKKPNPIGQGGSIDVETLNADIYRKVFSRQNNLLQEKTSASTDVIPREELVCLGFPNLAQTCYMNSTLQGLLTLRPFVHDINKQKKVWMSHPGSKVLRRFVDVGHSHFNSNKREARSVLAAFKDAVAEFNSEFKDHQQKDAHEFLSSLLNQMKSLNFDLQESAMNMGFKYTCPVDAHISFQMLSTRTCKGCGKQSMREEDYINLSLDLVHGGSVNQCLKDYLKLNQLEYRCECGSERSTQRPSFLTLPK; encoded by the exons AtggagttgttgtcttcttctatgtgttttttttcttttatcagcaGCATCAACGCTGACGAGGAGTCCGAGGAAGGAGCTGGTGTTCAGGAGGCTTCACCCACCCCTGGAGATGAAGAAGCAGCTAGTGCTAACCCCAGCATCCAGTCTGAAGATGGTGAAGCTGTGGAGAAGGCTTCATCCAGCCCTGACATTCTGGTCTCAACTGAGGATAAAGACGTACCAGAAGACAtggagttgttgtcttcttctatgtgttttttttcttttatcagcaGCATCAACGCTGACGAGGAGTCCGAGGAAGGAGCTGGTGTCCCTGGAGATGAAGAAGCAGCTAGTGCTAACCCCAGCATCCAGTCTGAAGATGGTGAAGCTGTGGAGAAGGCTTCATCCACCGCTGACATTCTGGTCTCAACTGAGGATAAAGACGTACCAGAAGACACagagttgttgtcttctgcccCAGAAGATAAGTATATGTCCTTGTCTTTTATCAACAGCATCAACAAGGAGTCTGAGGAAGGAGCTGGTGTTCAGGAGGCTCCACCCACCCCTGAAGATGAAGAAGCTACCAGTGTCAACACCACCATTGAGCCTGATCACGGTGAAGCTGTCGAGAAGGCTTCCAGTTGGCTTCGCTGGCTGGTGCCTCGCCGTAAG AAACAGAAGGTGGAAACAGAACCTCCATCTGAGACAGTAGAGATGGACACAGATTGCATTGAGGCCCAGCCATTTGCCATTCACAGTAAAAAACCCAACCCAATAGGTCAGGGTGGGAGTATAGATGTCGAAACTCTCAACGCCGATATATATAGAAAAGTGTTCAGTCGGCAAAATAATTTGTTGCAGGAAAAAACCTCAGCCAGCACAGACGTCATACCCAGAGAGGAGCTGGTCTGCCTCGG GTTCCCCAACCTGGCGCAGACCTGCTACATGAACTCCACCCTGCAAGGCCTCCTGACGCTGAGACCTTTTGTTCATGACATCAACAAGCAGAAGAAGGTGTGGATGTCTCACCCCGGATCTAAAGTCCTCAG acgGTTTGTAGATGTGGGACACAGCCACTTTAACAGCAACAAGAGAGAGGCAAGAAGTGTCCTGGCTGCTTTTAAAGACGCTGTCGCTGAGTTTAACTCAGAGTTTAAGGACCATCAGCAGAAA GATGCCCATGAGTTCCTCAGCTCCTTGTTGAATCAGATGAAGTCTCTGAACTTTGACCTGCAGGAATCAGCAATGAACATGGGCTTCAAATACACCTGCCCTGTTGATGCTCACATCAGCTTCCAGATGTTGAGCACCAGGACCTGCAAAGG ATGCGGTAAACAATCGATGAGGGAGGAGGATTATATCAACCTGTCCCTAGACCTGGTGCATGGCGGCTCAGTAAACCAGTGTCTAAAGGACTACCTTAAA TTGAACCAGTTGGAGTATCGGTGTGAGTGTGGTTCAGAGAGGTCAACCCAGCGGCCGTCCTTCTTGACCCTGCCAAAGTGA